Sequence from the Nymphaea colorata isolate Beijing-Zhang1983 chromosome 9, ASM883128v2, whole genome shotgun sequence genome:
AGGGTCTTTGAGAATTCTTACAGGGGGcgaaatttaaatttttgaaaatgtgaacttataaatttaaattttcaaggGGTGGGGGGAGGGGAGGGGGAGGAGTGGAGGGATGGCCCCTGGTGGCCTCCCTATTGGCTCCTAATCTAGGCTTCAGTCCCTCTCTGTATTACATCATCTGAACCTACTACCAGCATCTTTttgtttattagtttttttttttcttaaaagcaCACCTGAAATATGAAGAATGATAGAAAACAGTCCTTAATGTTGTTATATTATTAAAAGCACACCTAAGTTTTTCTATGGTTGACTAAAACACTCATAAGTTTATTTTTGTCTATTAAATTGCATAGTGATACTATTTTTCcctttaacaaagaaaataaaagcatgGCTGTTTCTGCAAATACAACTAAGTTGTTCTTGTACAACTTTCTACAGTTAATGAAAAAGTATTTACCtaactattttttatattaacaaaattaaCTAATTTAGAAACTTAGATATAGTTAAACATGAATTAATGCTATTATTTTGTAtagttaaaaagaaattaatcaaCACAATATTTTTTGTACTAAGGATATTTTAGTAATTTGATTTCTCATCAGCCAACTTGAGAGATAGTGAAGACCTAGCTTTTATTGATGGAAGGTTATTTTAATTAACAGGacaaaaactaggtttttcTTTAACTTAGTCATTAAATACCTGACTAATCAGTTGAGTCGGTCATCAAGCAACCTGTGTTTCAAACCATCAATTAGTTGATGATTGGTCAACCAACTTGACCCATGAATATGTGTGCATTATTTGTACAGATATATATGTTtccatatttattttcatagaAATGTGTATCTATTCATTTATGGTCAATCAACCTAGACCGAGCTGGACTGACTAGCCTTGACTAGTcccaattaatttttttacttttcaggGTCTTGGACGACTTGCATCTAACTTcaattttgacaacttaggTTTTCCACAATTTCAAAAGCTTTTGCATACTTTTGATTATCACCAAATCATTAGGGtgtctttgaaaattttccacTTTCCTTTAATGaatttcaaatgagtttactttattccttctctctctctctgtgtgtgtgtatgtttgtCTGTGGGTACATGCACACATGTGTGTATCTTTGTGCTAAGTAAGAAAAGTTTTAGTTTTCTTGATATCCCTAGATTAATCTATATACAATTGTAACAAGAATTTTGCAGAGGTAAAACATCATGTTGATGTTGAGGTCTTGGAATTTAGAAGTTATACAATTTCAGCAAGTTGATTAAGAAAGCACgtaaaaaaaaggttgttttATTACCCCGGATGTTGCTTAGATCCGAGGGTCTCATCTTAACTCTTGCTCACCTTAAGTCTATTGTCCTAGCAAACACTAAATTTGAGagccatgaatttaagatcctcAATATCCctcaaattcatggttttttaaGATGCAAAGATGCACATTTATGATGTAATGCATGGATATTTCCAGCAAAGAATTTTGAAGCCTTGATAGAAATAAAAGATCTGAATTGTTGGAATCTAAGATGCAAAGACCTTAGATTACCTTGGATCAACAATATCCCAGGTAATCAAAAACCCCTTAATGTTTTACCCATCTGATATATGGGCATCAAAAAGATCTTCAAACAGATGTTTTTGAAATACTGGTGACATCTGCAATgtagattttttattatttttatatttccaATGTTTTATTGAGTAAAACTACATGAAGCAGTATCTTGCTTGTGAGCCAAGACAAGGAAGATTTAATAAAAAGTGCTAGATCTTTGAATTGGTTTAAAAATCACAAGGACATATGAACAGTATATCACATACAAGTTCAGCTTATAGAGATTAAGGCCAAAGTGCCACAAAAATATGAGAGTTTGAAACCTGAGTTGTCTGTGATACAATAAATatggttgagtttgaaatgcatgaCTGGTTGGACCAATGTTTGCTAAACGAGTTTCATCTGCAAGACCTACATTCTTATATGGTGCTCAAAAGTTAGGTgaataattaatattaaaaaagttTCAAGAAGTCATGATTCACATCACCATATCTAAATATTTGTATCTGAAGACAATATACCATGACATGATTAAAGACTTTCCAAAATTTAAGGATTAGATATTGGGAATTTAGAACCATTTTTTATTGGATGTCTCCGTAGAGATCATTTACTAAAAGAACGAGTTACATGGAAAATGTGATCCTTAGGATGTAGAAGGATGAACCAGTCAGCAGCCATGATTCCTGGCAACAGAAATCATGATTCTCATTATTCAGGTGTCGCCGAGCGAAGTTGAGGAGATAATACTTGAATGAGAAAATATCTGATTTGTACTTTCAGAAATTCTGATTTGTACTTTCAGAAATTCTGATTTGCCAAAGGGTCTTTGATTCTTGCAGGAAAAAGCCAAGTCTTTATGCCCACACAAGTTCACATATACTCCTTAAACAGTTGCAGGACACTTCCTACACATCTTATTCAAAATCTGAAGTAGTTGCTTCTTGATTTTGATTCCTGTATACTGCTTCATCTTATCACTGTTATGGGAATATCTTTAATGTACCTATGACATCATTAAGGAACGTTACACAATACAGGTAAAAAGTGTTAAGAATGTGAAAAACCACTGAAGGCCAGTAGTGGGAACACAGGGAAGTGATATGAAGAATTCCTGGGCGCATGAAATTGTTTTACATAGTACAATGAGGAATGGAGAAACCGAGCTCACAAAGCCTGACTCTGTGGTCAGGAGAAGTCTCGTTGATGATATTGGTGGTATTCTGGTATATTTTGTTTGTGTAACCGTTTTTGGTATATGATTCATGTGGCTGTTGCATTCTTCTTGTGAAGGATATGTACATTTTATAGAGTATTTATATCATCTCCTTATTGATGAAAGTGCCACTTACTGAGCTAGACCTTGATCATTGGGAAATGTTTGTGATTTTTTAGGCCATTACAGGAGATTCTGTTTTGTTAAAGTTTGAGAAGACTAGGCATGCTCTTGAGGAAAGTCTCAAACGTGTTGAAGACATTGTTCCTCATGTCACCAGTTGTCAGGTAGCTTATTAGATTTTTGGTTGCTTTCCAATGTTTGCTTAAGCAAGTGTTATTGAACTATTATCATtgcatttttgttgttaaatgTTGATGAATATGCAATTGATCAAAATGCATTGTCTATGGCTGTCGaaatataaatgaaaccatGAGCCCTTCCAAcatgtgatcaaatcaaggaggAACATTATAAGCAATTCATACCAATGATATGTCATAACGAGTTGGTGAGGCCCTGAGAAAGCTAGTGCAAATTGGATCTGTTTGGGATCATATCATGGAGCTTTCAGCCTTGATGTTGAGAGTTAAATACACAGAATAAGAACATTGATGAGGGGAAGCTTTTTGGTTTCCTAAGTGGGCTTCAAGGGTGGACAAAGTGTGAACCTCGAAGGTAAAGAGTGAAGGACTTGCCAGAGGCTGTTGCAGTGCTCCTACTGCACTTTCTCATTTTAAGCCACCAAATTGAACTTAACTGAACATGACAAATAAATGAGCATTGAATAAGTCATTGAATTTAATCTGACTCGAATTTCCATTCTGAATGATTACACCGTAAATGAGCATGCAAAAAAATTCCAAGAAAGAGATCAATGAGATGACTTAATTTTTTCAGAAGAAATTAATGAGATGACTTCCTAAGATGCTTGAAGGACTACGTATGGGACTTGCATGTTAGTCTACAGTAAATGAACATAATTAAGTTTCAGAAAGAAGACATGGTcgtgaaaaaatgagaaaatatataGCTCGATATCGTGAACTATTGAGATGTCTTAATTAGCTGGTTCATTTAATATGCTGGTtcatttaatatattttattgttggttttatctttttcttagTATCCATATCACAACATTGATTTCTGTAGTCTATGACCATTCTTGTCTTTCCTCGTTTTTGTTCACTATGTTTATTGACTATGAAAGCGGGACTACTATGTTTAGAATTTGATTCTCTAATGTATCTTTCTTTTAAgagttctttttcttaattgcTACAGATTATGTCAATTGTCAATGAGCTTCAGGCAACAGTTTTTGCTCTTGATCCATTAGAAAAGCAGGTTGGTGATGATGTCATTTTGCTGCTCCATCAGGATAGAAATTGTGGCAGCAGTTTTAATGAAATGTCTGAAATTGAAGCCTTTCATCAAGCAGCAATAAAGTTGGGTATCACTTCCTTGGCATCAGCTCTTGCTGAAAGGAGAGCTCTCAAAAAGCTGGTTGAAAGAGCTCGCTATGAGAATGACAAAAGGAAGGAATCTATTGTTTCTTATTTATTGCATCTCATGAGGAAATATTCCAAGCTTTTTAGAAGTGAATGTCCTGATGATGTTGACTCTATGGGATCAACTCCCTGCTCCCCGACTATTCAAGGCTCCATTGAAGAAGGTGCTGGTTCTGCGCAAGCTGTTGATGGCCAACTACGGAAATTTGAATCACTCAATATTAAGCCAAATGGCAGGAGATCAGGGAACATACCTGTAAGCCCAGAGGAATTTAGGTGTCCGATTTCACTGCAATTGATGTATGACCCTGTTATAATTGCATCTGGACAAACATATGAAAGGGTTTGTATAGAGAACTGGTTCAGCAATGGACATGACACCTGTCCAAAAACTCAGCAAAAACTGTCTCACCTTTCTCTGACTCCAAATTACTGCGTCAAAGGCCTGATTGCTAGCTGGTGTGAGCAGAATGGAGTAAGACTCCCTGACCAACCGCCTGATTCCCTTGATTTGGATTACTGGAGATGGAATTTGTCACAATGTGAGAACATCAACCCAGGGTCAACAGAGGACAATGAATCTAGTCATGTAAAAGGAGCCAAAGTTGTACCTTTGGAGGATAATGGTGATCTTGATGGGCTGGAAAAGCATGAAGAGATGGGAACTCAGGATATTTGTCTTGAGAATATTAAGATAAGTCTGGCTGAAGGCTACCAAAGGCTGCTGGATTTGCTGAATAGTGAAGAGGATATCGAAACAAAATGCAAAGCAGCAGAAGAGATACGATTTTTGCTGAAGGACAATGAAGAGGCAAGGATTTGTATGGGGGAGACTGGTTTTGCTGACGCCCTTGTGAGGTTCTTGAGAACTGGAGTACAACAGAGAAATGAGAAGGCCCAGGAGACTGGAACAATGGCTCTTTTCAATCTTGCTGTTGGCAATGACAAGTCTGTGCCATACTTTCTGCTTGTTTGTTCATCATCCTTTAGATCTTTGTGCACAAATGATGTTCACCATTATAAAGCTGTTCCAAATGATCATGTGCTATTAATGATCATATCTTTAGTATATTACCTGTTATGCATGCTCATAAAATTCtcaatttttgttcattttctggTGCATTTCCTTTCTTTGTGATGCTTTTTCTATGTCTATGTGCATGTGCTGGCATTGATGTgctaaaaaaaaagggtttctCATGGCTTCTTGATTGATTGATATACCTGGTGTTTTTGGGTACATGCACATGCATCCCCCATTGCAACAACCTACATGCATGGACCTGTAAGTAGTCATGCATAGAGACATTCATGCATGGTCAGGCATGTGCTTATGTGTGAGAATGTAAACACTTCAGAATCAGGTAAGATCCACAATTTACCATATCCATTTGGTAAAATCTTCCTCGATCAGAGTTGGactcatatttggatttggatttaaaatttcaaaaatgaatcTGGGTACAAGAGGGTTTAAGATCTGACTTTATAACCAGTGCAGATCCTTACTGGATTTCAGGCTTTGATTTGGGTTTGGGTGTCTAAATCATTTACTGAATTAGAATTTGatcattcatattctttttgcCTCACTAGACCTGGCTGGATTTTAGCGGGTGCATTATCAAATCCTACTGACCACTTATATCTCTACTTCTTGCCTTTTCATGTTGCAATTATAAAGCAGAAAAATACGTCATTTTTACTGAAGACATTGTCCTTCATTTGCCCATAAAAGATCATGTGTCTTCTCATTGTTTTAATCATTTGTGCAAGTTTATTTGTGAAGGTATTTGCAGGTTTTAGTAAAATAAAGTCTTTAGACACTAAAGTTTTCCTTGCAACAAACTTATTTGGACAATTAAATGCTACAAGATGCAACAATGCAgatttcaggttttttttttcctttttcctgtagGAAGCTTTTATCGgaatttcttattttcaaatctcttattggtgtatgtgtgtgtgtatacgtTTGTAAGCAAGTATATATATGTCTGCATACATACTCTATATTTTCGACCTATTATCCGCCCTTGCATCTAGCATTGAGTAGACCCCATACACTGACTACATACTCTATATTTCCGTTTCTAttcttatatttgaatatgtttATGTAAGTTCACTCTGAACTCATGATACATTTGACACAGTATTTTCTTGTCCATGCAACAGAAACAAGGAGTTGGTGATAGGTGCAGGAGTGCTTCCTTTGTTGGAAGAAATCCAGCAAACAAGCTCTTATGAAGCAGGCACTGCCCTTTACCTCAATCTATCTTGTTTGCATGAAGCCAAAGCAACTATTGGCTCTTCTGGTGCCATTCCCTTCTTGGTGGGTTGTCTCCGCTTGCCAAAAACACAGTGTAGATTTGATGCTCTCCAAGCTGTCTATAATCTTTCTACGCTGGAGAGTAATATCCCCCGCTTGCTTGCTGCTGGAGTAGTTGCAAATCTTGCCCACATCCTCAGTGGCTCTGGAAACACTTGGCCAGATAAAGTTATTGCTGTCCTCTGCAATTTAGCATCCACTAAGCAGGGTAGAACAGAAATAATTATGTTTCCAGGGCTCCTGGGTTCACTTGCATTGGTTCTTGACTCTGGTACTCAAGTCGAGCAAGAACAGGCGGTTTCATGTCTTTTAAGTTTGTGTGTTGGAGATGAGCAGTGCAGCCAACTGGTCTTGCAAGAAGGGGTGGTACCATCTCTAGTTTCCCTGTCCATAAATGGCACATCAAGAGGAAAGGACAAGGCACAGAAGCTACTGGTGCATTTTCGAGGGCTGCGAGAACGTGACCCAGTGAATAGCAGCTCCCAACCATTGTTAACTACAAATGGAAGCACCAGGGAAGAGCCAGTTGAAAGGGAGGTAAAGTCAGTGGTAAAGTTTAAGTCAAAGTCAAACCGACTGGGCAGGGTTCTAAGTTCCATGTGGAAGGTTAAATCACTCTCAATACGTCGGTTTTGAGGGTGGAAACCTGTAAAATAAGTGATTGTCTAGCTTTTTcttcacttaattttttttcagaagcCCGGTT
This genomic interval carries:
- the LOC116260505 gene encoding U-box domain-containing protein 6-like; this translates as MGNMDASEVEESVFAITDAKLHGGMCRKLSSIVCKVMAIFPVIEEARPRCKSGIQALCSLHVALEKSKSLLQHCADCSKLYLAITGDSVLLKFEKTRHALEESLKRVEDIVPHVTSCQIMSIVNELQATVFALDPLEKQVGDDVILLLHQDRNCGSSFNEMSEIEAFHQAAIKLGITSLASALAERRALKKLVERARYENDKRKESIVSYLLHLMRKYSKLFRSECPDDVDSMGSTPCSPTIQGSIEEGAGSAQAVDGQLRKFESLNIKPNGRRSGNIPVSPEEFRCPISLQLMYDPVIIASGQTYERVCIENWFSNGHDTCPKTQQKLSHLSLTPNYCVKGLIASWCEQNGVRLPDQPPDSLDLDYWRWNLSQCENINPGSTEDNESSHVKGAKVVPLEDNGDLDGLEKHEEMGTQDICLENIKISLAEGYQRLLDLLNSEEDIETKCKAAEEIRFLLKDNEEARICMGETGFADALVRFLRTGVQQRNEKAQETGTMALFNLAVGNDKNKELVIGAGVLPLLEEIQQTSSYEAGTALYLNLSCLHEAKATIGSSGAIPFLVGCLRLPKTQCRFDALQAVYNLSTLESNIPRLLAAGVVANLAHILSGSGNTWPDKVIAVLCNLASTKQGRTEIIMFPGLLGSLALVLDSGTQVEQEQAVSCLLSLCVGDEQCSQLVLQEGVVPSLVSLSINGTSRGKDKAQKLLVHFRGLRERDPVNSSSQPLLTTNGSTREEPVEREVKSVVKFKSKSNRLGRVLSSMWKVKSLSIRRF